From a single Fulvivirga ulvae genomic region:
- a CDS encoding OmpA family protein, with amino-acid sequence MKIKLHLTGIALLFLTNVIFAFELVQPNLEASIKVETENIKPGQLFKVRVSLAGSMDDKAWLGIFKPNLNQSNASGYYSYNYINAHQNGVLEMTAPPQRGEYELRLYSSDPGKFVSAAKLVVSAITPDEYTITILTEEIKPSQEFKVSVKTTYAMDSRSWIGIFNSTVDPENARQYESYSYVSNPHEATLSLTAPGQAGNYELRFYPAEQGELTARVPFRVGQPDLTGISFTLNKKAYEAGEEITIDYIGHENLAKSAWIGIFENSKNKYNQYLDYQYLNPKLKGQFKLKAPSIKGEYQARMFYAETGPDLLEPVPFSVTTSLDKTTIKVTLDEKGKIALYGIYFNTDKSNVKTESYPLIGEIAKMLNDNPAIKILIEGHTDSQGDDNYNLSLSQKRAEEVAKILTTEYKVSSTQLESKGYGETRPVGDNSTADGRAKNRRVELKKL; translated from the coding sequence ATGAAAATAAAACTTCACCTCACTGGCATAGCCCTCCTTTTTCTGACTAACGTCATATTTGCTTTTGAGCTTGTGCAGCCCAATCTTGAAGCTTCTATAAAAGTTGAAACCGAAAATATTAAACCCGGCCAGCTATTCAAGGTAAGGGTAAGCCTGGCAGGCTCAATGGATGATAAGGCCTGGCTGGGGATTTTCAAACCAAATCTAAACCAGAGCAACGCCTCCGGTTACTATTCATATAACTATATCAATGCACACCAAAATGGTGTGTTGGAAATGACTGCCCCACCACAAAGGGGAGAATATGAGTTAAGGCTTTACTCATCAGATCCGGGTAAATTTGTCAGTGCTGCCAAATTGGTAGTTAGCGCTATAACACCTGATGAATATACGATTACCATTCTTACCGAAGAGATAAAACCGTCGCAGGAATTTAAAGTTAGCGTCAAGACCACCTATGCCATGGATTCACGTTCATGGATAGGCATTTTTAATTCAACGGTTGACCCTGAAAATGCCCGGCAGTATGAATCATACAGTTACGTATCAAATCCCCATGAAGCAACCCTTTCCCTCACTGCACCAGGCCAAGCCGGTAATTATGAATTAAGGTTTTACCCGGCTGAGCAGGGAGAGCTGACCGCCCGGGTACCCTTTAGAGTGGGGCAACCGGACTTAACAGGGATTAGTTTTACTTTAAACAAAAAGGCCTACGAGGCAGGTGAAGAAATTACCATTGATTATATCGGTCATGAAAATTTAGCTAAAAGTGCCTGGATCGGCATATTTGAAAATAGCAAAAACAAGTATAATCAATACCTTGATTACCAATACCTGAACCCCAAACTAAAAGGGCAGTTCAAATTAAAAGCACCTTCAATTAAAGGGGAGTATCAGGCCAGGATGTTTTATGCCGAAACGGGCCCCGACCTTTTGGAGCCGGTCCCATTTTCGGTTACTACTTCATTAGACAAGACTACTATCAAAGTAACTTTGGATGAGAAAGGGAAGATAGCATTATATGGTATATATTTTAATACTGACAAAAGCAATGTCAAGACGGAGTCATACCCGCTGATAGGAGAAATCGCTAAAATGCTCAACGATAATCCTGCTATCAAAATTCTTATTGAGGGCCATACTGATTCACAGGGTGACGACAACTACAACCTCAGCTTATCTCAAAAAAGAGCCGAGGAAGTAGCCAAAATATTGACTACTGAATATAAGGTGAGCAGTACCCAGCTGGAATCTAAAGGATATGGGGAAACCCGGCCAGTAGGCGACAACAGCACCGCCGACGGAAGAGCGAAAAACAGGCGCGTGGAGTTGAAAAAACTATAA